The uncultured Hyphomonas sp. genome includes a window with the following:
- the mutS gene encoding DNA mismatch repair protein MutS, which produces MADTATSPSASKTSAPTPFMAQYLSIKKQQPDALLFFRMGDFYELFFDDAVEAAKILDITLTSRGEHEGKPIPMAGVPYHAAEGYLARLIKAGCRVAVCEQTESPAEAKKRGSKAIVNREIVRIVTPGTLTEEALLPARQGQALAAIAIGAGGAEGAIAVCDVSTGKFDVAGVDPAALADMLLAWPLSELLAADADSGKPPIISATAASTAPVTWRPARAATPKTGEALLKEAFDLAAIDALGDFSRTELSAIGLLLDYVKLTQAGSEIRLDPPRRPDPSGHLAIDPATRASLEIDRAMNGGRDGSLLGTIDRTVTAPGARLLAARLARPSLDVSEIEARLDAAAWFVDDTSALEDLRARLRQAPDLERARTRLNLDRGGPRDLLAIANALHAASDAAGLLKQSGELPAQLAAACEQLTLSGQPDLQALANDMGRAISESPPTLARDGGFVAAGWDKALDEVRALRDDSRKIIAEMQARYAADTGISALKVKFNNVLGYFVDVPAKHGDTLMAPPFSETFIHRQTLAGNVRFSTSELAELAGRISRAEEEAKARELAVFDDLSKRVSAASANLSASAEAIACLDVAAATAAWALEVDAIRPRIESDPVFEAEALRHPVVEAALKKDGQGFTANALKLDAGSKEAPRLLLVTGPNMAGKSTYLRQSALAVILAQAGYFVPARSIHVGLADRVFSRVGASDDLARGRSTFMVEMVETAAILTQATRRSFVILDEVGRGTSTWDGLAIAWAAVEHLHSTNGCRALFATHYHELTGLADDLAGAANASLRAREWKNDLVFLHEVQPGPADKSYGVQVARLAGLPKKAVSRAAQILKRLETDPSSAETLPLFASAPLAVAEDAADAPVHSVAEDRLIALLDEVDPDSLTPREALDLVYRLKTEARNAD; this is translated from the coding sequence ATGGCTGACACTGCAACCTCCCCCTCTGCGAGCAAGACTTCCGCGCCGACCCCGTTCATGGCGCAATATCTTTCCATAAAGAAGCAACAGCCCGATGCGTTGTTGTTCTTCCGCATGGGGGATTTCTATGAACTGTTTTTCGATGATGCTGTGGAAGCAGCAAAGATCCTCGACATCACGCTCACGTCGCGTGGGGAACATGAAGGCAAGCCGATTCCCATGGCCGGCGTACCCTATCATGCGGCGGAAGGGTATCTCGCCCGTTTGATCAAGGCCGGGTGCCGGGTCGCCGTGTGCGAGCAGACCGAAAGCCCGGCCGAAGCAAAGAAGCGCGGCTCCAAGGCAATCGTGAACCGGGAGATCGTGCGGATCGTGACGCCCGGCACGCTGACCGAAGAAGCCTTGCTGCCAGCCCGGCAGGGGCAGGCACTGGCGGCCATCGCCATCGGGGCAGGGGGCGCGGAAGGCGCCATTGCGGTTTGTGATGTTTCAACCGGAAAGTTCGATGTGGCCGGCGTCGACCCGGCCGCCCTGGCAGACATGTTGCTGGCCTGGCCCTTGTCGGAGCTGCTGGCGGCGGATGCCGACAGCGGGAAGCCGCCGATCATTTCGGCAACCGCTGCGTCCACTGCGCCGGTCACCTGGCGCCCGGCCCGGGCTGCAACGCCCAAGACCGGCGAAGCCCTCCTGAAAGAGGCGTTCGATCTCGCTGCGATCGACGCCCTTGGGGATTTCAGTCGCACCGAACTCTCTGCCATTGGCCTGCTGCTCGATTATGTGAAGCTGACCCAGGCAGGCAGCGAGATCCGGCTTGATCCGCCGCGCCGGCCGGATCCGTCGGGACATCTCGCGATTGATCCGGCAACCCGCGCCAGCCTTGAGATCGACCGGGCGATGAATGGCGGGCGCGATGGGTCGCTTCTGGGCACGATCGACAGGACGGTCACGGCGCCCGGCGCCCGGCTACTGGCGGCGCGGCTGGCGCGCCCCTCATTGGACGTTTCGGAGATTGAAGCGCGGCTTGATGCTGCGGCATGGTTTGTGGACGACACATCCGCGCTGGAAGACCTCCGGGCCCGCTTGCGGCAGGCGCCGGATCTTGAACGTGCCCGCACGCGGCTCAACCTTGACCGGGGCGGACCGCGTGACCTGCTGGCGATCGCAAATGCCCTTCATGCTGCCAGCGATGCGGCTGGTCTGTTGAAACAATCCGGAGAACTTCCGGCACAGCTGGCGGCAGCCTGCGAACAGCTGACCCTGTCGGGCCAGCCAGACCTGCAGGCATTGGCCAACGACATGGGCAGGGCGATTTCAGAAAGCCCGCCGACGCTTGCCCGGGATGGCGGGTTCGTCGCTGCCGGATGGGATAAGGCACTGGATGAGGTGCGCGCCCTGCGGGACGACAGCCGGAAGATCATCGCCGAGATGCAGGCGCGTTATGCTGCAGACACAGGCATTTCCGCGCTCAAGGTCAAGTTCAACAATGTGCTCGGCTACTTTGTCGATGTCCCGGCAAAGCACGGCGATACGCTCATGGCACCGCCTTTTTCGGAAACCTTCATTCACCGTCAGACGCTTGCCGGTAATGTTCGCTTTTCGACCAGCGAACTGGCAGAACTCGCCGGACGCATTTCCCGAGCAGAGGAGGAAGCCAAGGCACGGGAACTGGCGGTCTTCGACGATTTGTCCAAGCGTGTGTCTGCCGCAAGTGCGAACCTTTCGGCGAGCGCCGAGGCCATCGCGTGTCTTGACGTTGCCGCCGCGACGGCCGCTTGGGCGCTGGAAGTCGACGCCATCCGCCCCCGGATTGAGTCCGATCCTGTCTTCGAAGCTGAAGCCCTGCGCCACCCGGTGGTCGAGGCGGCATTGAAGAAAGACGGGCAGGGCTTTACAGCAAATGCGCTGAAACTGGATGCGGGAAGCAAAGAAGCGCCGCGCCTGCTGCTGGTCACCGGACCGAACATGGCGGGTAAGTCGACCTATCTGCGTCAGTCGGCACTTGCGGTCATTCTGGCGCAGGCAGGATATTTTGTGCCGGCACGGAGCATTCACGTGGGGCTCGCGGATCGCGTCTTTTCCCGGGTTGGTGCCTCTGACGACCTCGCGCGCGGCCGTTCCACATTCATGGTGGAAATGGTGGAGACTGCTGCGATCCTGACACAGGCAACCCGCCGCAGCTTTGTCATCCTCGATGAGGTCGGCCGGGGAACCTCGACCTGGGATGGGTTGGCGATCGCGTGGGCCGCCGTTGAACATCTCCATTCGACCAATGGCTGCCGCGCCTTGTTTGCGACGCATTATCACGAGCTGACCGGATTGGCGGATGATCTTGCGGGGGCAGCCAATGCGTCCCTGCGGGCGCGGGAGTGGAAGAACGACCTTGTCTTCCTGCATGAAGTGCAACCCGGACCGGCCGACAAATCCTACGGGGTTCAGGTCGCGCGTCTGGCAGGCCTGCCGAAGAAGGCAGTCTCCCGCGCCGCGCAGATCCTGAAGCGGCTGGAAACAGACCCCTCATCGGCAGAGACCTTGCCGCTGTTCGCTTCGGCGCCTCTGGCGGTTGCGGAGGATGCTGCCGACGCGCCGGTTCACTCTGTTGCGGAAGACAGGCTGATCGCGCTTCTGGATGAGGTTGATCCGGACTCACTGACGCCAAGAGAGGCGCTGGATCTGGTCTATCGTCTGAAAACCGAAGCCCGGAATGCGGACTAG
- a CDS encoding NADP-dependent malic enzyme, whose protein sequence is MTSKRPSFTDQEALDFHSKPTAGKISMAPTKPMGTQRDLSLAYSPGVAIPVLAIAEDEDKAYDYTSKGNMVAVISNGTAILGLGDLGPMASKPVMEGKSVLFKRFADIDSIDIEVNTKDADDFIRTVRNIGDTWGGINLEDIGSPDCFIIESRLREELDIPVFHDDQHGTAIIAAAGLINACHITGRDLKDVKVAVSGAGAAGLSCAGLIRHLGVPAENILMCDSTGVVYEGRTERMDQFKSAFAVKTSKRTLTEAMEGADIFLGLSAKGAVTQDMVKAMAPNPIIFAMANPDPEITPEEIKAVRDDAIIATGRSDYPNQVNNVLGFPYIFRGALDVRARSINEEMKVAAAYALAELAREDVPDEVAAAYHGSRPTFGREYIIPTPFDPRLISHVPPFVAQAAMDTGVARKPIADMDAYRAQLKRRSDPAAAFLEGVQARCKEVQRRIVFAEGEEPAVVRAAYSFKNQGLGHPILIGREAQVEQTMEMMGVPAGSLEIINARLSDNNPIYTDMLYARLQRDGYLKRDVQRLVNNDRNVFGSCMLKNGDADGMVTGVTRNYDVALQDAQMVLDPIPGQAVIGMSMVINRGKTVFIADTSVTELPGGPELADIAVEAARAVQSVGFVPRVAFLSYSTFGNPMGERGEKVREAVAILDNMDDIEFEYEGDMAADVALNPNHWMLYPFSRLSGPANVLVMPAIHAASISTKLLESMSRATVIGPMLLGLEKPVQIASLGATVGDIVNLATIAAYDVDNVHG, encoded by the coding sequence ATGACGTCAAAGCGCCCCAGCTTCACCGATCAGGAAGCCCTTGATTTCCATTCAAAGCCGACCGCCGGCAAGATCTCCATGGCACCGACCAAGCCCATGGGCACGCAGCGGGACCTGTCGCTGGCATACAGTCCGGGCGTGGCCATTCCCGTGCTCGCCATCGCCGAGGACGAAGACAAGGCGTATGACTATACGTCCAAGGGCAACATGGTCGCCGTGATTTCCAACGGCACGGCCATTCTCGGCCTTGGCGACTTGGGCCCGATGGCGTCGAAACCGGTGATGGAAGGCAAGTCGGTCCTCTTCAAACGTTTTGCCGACATCGACAGTATCGATATTGAGGTGAACACGAAGGATGCGGACGACTTTATCCGCACGGTCCGCAACATCGGCGACACCTGGGGCGGCATCAATCTGGAAGACATCGGGTCACCGGACTGCTTCATCATCGAAAGCCGTCTCCGGGAAGAACTCGACATTCCGGTCTTCCATGACGACCAGCACGGCACGGCCATCATCGCAGCTGCCGGCCTGATCAATGCCTGCCACATCACCGGACGTGACCTGAAAGACGTGAAAGTCGCCGTCTCCGGCGCGGGCGCCGCCGGTCTCTCCTGCGCCGGCCTGATCCGCCATCTCGGCGTGCCGGCGGAGAACATCCTAATGTGCGACTCCACCGGCGTCGTCTATGAAGGCCGCACCGAACGCATGGACCAGTTCAAATCCGCTTTCGCGGTGAAGACCTCAAAGCGGACCCTGACCGAAGCCATGGAAGGTGCAGACATTTTCCTCGGCCTGTCCGCCAAGGGCGCGGTGACGCAGGATATGGTCAAGGCGATGGCGCCGAACCCGATCATCTTCGCCATGGCCAATCCGGACCCGGAAATTACGCCGGAAGAAATCAAGGCCGTGCGTGACGACGCCATTATCGCGACGGGCCGGTCGGACTATCCGAACCAGGTCAACAATGTGCTGGGCTTCCCATACATTTTCCGCGGCGCCCTGGATGTCCGGGCGCGCAGCATCAATGAAGAGATGAAAGTCGCTGCGGCCTACGCGCTGGCCGAACTGGCCCGCGAAGACGTGCCGGATGAAGTGGCCGCCGCTTATCATGGCTCCCGCCCCACTTTCGGCCGGGAATACATCATTCCCACCCCGTTCGACCCGCGCCTGATCTCGCATGTTCCGCCCTTCGTGGCACAGGCCGCCATGGACACGGGCGTTGCCCGCAAACCCATCGCGGACATGGACGCCTACCGCGCCCAGCTGAAACGCCGGTCAGATCCGGCTGCCGCCTTCCTCGAAGGCGTTCAGGCCCGCTGCAAGGAAGTGCAACGCCGGATCGTGTTCGCAGAGGGCGAGGAGCCGGCTGTCGTGCGCGCCGCTTACAGCTTCAAGAACCAAGGCCTCGGCCATCCGATCCTCATCGGCCGCGAAGCGCAGGTTGAGCAGACGATGGAAATGATGGGTGTTCCGGCCGGTTCGCTGGAGATCATCAACGCCCGCCTGTCCGACAACAACCCGATCTATACGGACATGCTCTATGCCCGGCTTCAGAGGGACGGTTATCTCAAACGGGACGTTCAGCGCCTGGTCAACAATGACCGGAACGTGTTCGGCTCATGCATGCTGAAGAATGGCGATGCCGATGGCATGGTCACAGGTGTCACCCGTAACTATGACGTCGCGCTGCAAGACGCCCAGATGGTGCTGGACCCGATCCCGGGCCAGGCGGTGATCGGCATGTCGATGGTGATCAATCGCGGCAAGACTGTCTTCATTGCCGACACCAGCGTGACCGAACTGCCGGGTGGGCCGGAACTTGCGGACATCGCCGTTGAAGCGGCCCGCGCCGTCCAGTCGGTCGGATTTGTCCCCCGCGTGGCCTTCCTGTCCTATTCCACGTTCGGCAACCCGATGGGCGAACGTGGTGAGAAAGTCCGCGAAGCGGTCGCCATTCTCGACAATATGGACGACATCGAATTCGAATACGAAGGCGACATGGCCGCCGATGTGGCGCTCAATCCGAACCACTGGATGCTCTACCCCTTCTCTCGCCTGAGCGGCCCGGCCAATGTTCTGGTCATGCCCGCGATCCATGCGGCGTCCATTTCGACAAAGCTTCTGGAATCGATGAGCCGCGCGACGGTCATCGGCCCGATGCTGCTTGGTCTGGAAAAACCGGTGCAGATCGCTTCGCTGGGCGCAACGGTCGGGGATATCGTGAACCTTGCAACCATCGCCGCGTATGACGTGGACAATGTGCACGGCTGA
- a CDS encoding aldehyde dehydrogenase family protein, producing the protein MKEYLKFYINGEWVDPVTPKTLEVENPATEENFAVISLGSQADVDKAVAAAKAAFPAFSKTTVEYRAELLDKIAAGIKERLPELAEAVSTEMGAPMWLANAAQVPAGMGHFGIAAAILRNYQWEEVKGTTLLRKEPIGVCGFITPWNWPINQIACKVAPAIAAGCTMVLKPSEIAPIDAMILTEIMHEAGVPKGVFNLVNGDGPGVGASLSAHPDVDMMSFTGSTRAGVLVAQAAAPTVKRVAQELGGKSPNIVLPSADLKKAVSGGIIQMMTNSGQSCNAPSRMFVQKDQQDEAIAIAKATAESVKVMMPAEAEPGAIGPISNANQYQKVQDLIQKGIEEGATLVAGGPGRPEGFNKGYFARPTVFANVTNDMTIAREEIFGPVLVMIPYEDVDDAVEMANDTVYGLAGYVQGPEDEANKVANRIRAGQIQINGTRPDFTAPFGGYGQSGNGREWGDEGFEEFLEIKAVMGYKAA; encoded by the coding sequence ATGAAAGAGTACCTGAAATTTTATATCAACGGTGAATGGGTCGATCCCGTGACGCCGAAGACGCTCGAAGTCGAGAACCCGGCAACCGAAGAAAACTTCGCCGTGATCTCGCTGGGATCGCAGGCAGATGTCGATAAAGCCGTCGCCGCTGCCAAGGCAGCCTTCCCGGCATTCTCCAAGACAACCGTGGAATACCGCGCCGAACTGCTCGACAAGATCGCTGCAGGCATCAAGGAGCGCCTTCCGGAGCTTGCTGAAGCTGTCTCCACCGAGATGGGCGCACCGATGTGGCTGGCCAATGCCGCACAGGTTCCGGCGGGTATGGGCCACTTCGGCATCGCCGCGGCCATTCTGCGCAATTATCAATGGGAAGAAGTGAAGGGCACCACCCTTCTCCGCAAGGAGCCCATCGGCGTTTGCGGCTTCATCACGCCCTGGAACTGGCCGATCAACCAGATCGCCTGCAAAGTGGCCCCGGCCATCGCAGCTGGCTGCACCATGGTTCTGAAGCCGTCCGAAATCGCTCCGATTGACGCCATGATCCTGACCGAGATCATGCATGAGGCCGGCGTGCCAAAAGGCGTGTTCAACCTCGTCAACGGCGACGGCCCGGGCGTCGGCGCCTCGCTCTCCGCGCACCCGGATGTCGATATGATGTCGTTCACCGGCTCCACCCGCGCAGGCGTGCTTGTGGCTCAGGCCGCTGCACCGACCGTGAAACGCGTTGCCCAGGAACTCGGCGGCAAGAGCCCGAACATCGTTCTGCCAAGCGCCGATCTGAAGAAAGCCGTTTCCGGCGGCATCATCCAGATGATGACCAATTCCGGCCAGTCCTGTAACGCGCCGTCCCGCATGTTCGTCCAGAAGGACCAGCAGGACGAGGCGATCGCGATCGCCAAGGCAACCGCCGAATCCGTGAAAGTGATGATGCCGGCCGAAGCCGAGCCCGGTGCCATCGGCCCGATCTCGAATGCCAACCAGTACCAGAAGGTGCAGGACCTCATTCAGAAGGGCATCGAAGAAGGCGCGACACTCGTCGCCGGTGGCCCGGGCCGTCCGGAAGGCTTCAACAAGGGCTATTTCGCCCGCCCGACCGTGTTCGCGAATGTCACCAATGACATGACCATCGCACGTGAGGAGATTTTCGGGCCGGTGCTCGTGATGATCCCTTATGAAGACGTGGACGATGCCGTGGAAATGGCGAACGACACGGTCTACGGCCTCGCCGGTTATGTTCAGGGTCCTGAAGACGAAGCCAACAAGGTCGCCAACCGTATCCGCGCTGGCCAGATCCAGATCAATGGCACACGTCCCGATTTCACCGCGCCGTTCGGCGGTTACGGCCAGTCCGGCAATGGCCGTGAATGGGGTGACGAAGGCTTCGAGGAGTTCCTCGAGATCAAGGCTGTGATGGGCTACAAGGCCGCCTGA
- a CDS encoding PQQ-dependent sugar dehydrogenase, which translates to MKSTSEPVRWCAGLCLLAVAACGGGGGNGGSPQPAPNQPPVFSGPASVSVAENSAGTFYTISVSDPDGDAVTLSVVPGGDEDVFDFDFSAQTIAFASPPDFEAPADGNADNVYEVTLEARDGGGLTDTLSLAVTVTDVAEQATLQRVGSGFSAPLYITGLPGSGQLVVLQKGGLARLLNPQNGAVDSVDFLDVSGSISTNGERGLLGIAFSPDFATDRTLFVNVTNLAGDTEIRRYQTFSGSSEQVDPATEDVILTVPQEQANHNGGWLGFGPDGLLYIAMGDGGGGGDPLERAQDPDYLLGKILRIDVTTDDFPADPARDYAIPAGNAFPGGAGGRPEIYALGLRNPFRCSFDTATGDLFIADVGQGSVEEVNRLGTSEAGVNFGWDNLEGTQIYEGPDDPSFRDPVAQYFHGSAANQGNSITGGYVYRGSIEPIRNHYVFADFVNSNVWSIPETSLVNGATADVTASMRLNDQLVPDQGSLSNVSSFGEDSEGNLYIVSYSSGDIFRFASTP; encoded by the coding sequence ATGAAAAGCACGTCCGAGCCCGTGCGCTGGTGTGCCGGCCTATGCCTGCTGGCCGTTGCAGCCTGTGGAGGGGGCGGCGGCAATGGCGGATCGCCTCAGCCAGCCCCCAATCAGCCACCTGTTTTTTCAGGTCCGGCCAGTGTCAGCGTTGCCGAGAATTCCGCCGGAACCTTCTACACGATCAGCGTCTCCGATCCGGATGGCGACGCCGTAACGCTGAGTGTGGTGCCGGGCGGGGATGAGGATGTCTTTGATTTCGACTTTTCCGCGCAAACTATCGCCTTTGCCTCGCCTCCTGATTTTGAAGCACCGGCCGATGGCAATGCAGACAATGTCTACGAAGTCACCCTCGAGGCACGCGATGGCGGAGGCCTGACAGATACGCTCAGCCTGGCTGTGACCGTGACGGACGTTGCCGAACAGGCCACGCTTCAACGGGTTGGCTCCGGATTCTCTGCACCCCTTTATATCACAGGTCTGCCCGGCAGCGGACAGCTAGTCGTCCTGCAGAAGGGCGGGCTGGCCAGACTGCTCAATCCGCAGAACGGCGCGGTCGACAGCGTCGATTTTCTGGATGTCTCTGGCTCCATTTCCACGAATGGGGAGCGGGGCCTGCTGGGCATCGCCTTCTCGCCGGACTTCGCGACCGACCGGACCCTGTTCGTGAACGTAACAAACCTGGCAGGTGACACGGAAATACGCCGCTACCAGACATTTTCCGGATCGTCGGAACAGGTCGACCCAGCAACGGAAGACGTGATCCTGACTGTGCCACAGGAGCAGGCAAACCATAATGGGGGCTGGCTGGGCTTTGGTCCGGACGGCTTGCTCTACATTGCCATGGGAGATGGCGGCGGTGGCGGAGACCCGCTGGAGCGGGCGCAGGACCCGGACTATCTGCTTGGCAAGATTCTCCGAATTGATGTGACTACGGACGATTTCCCGGCAGACCCGGCGCGAGACTATGCCATCCCGGCCGGGAATGCGTTTCCTGGCGGGGCGGGTGGCCGACCGGAAATCTATGCACTCGGCTTGCGTAATCCATTCAGGTGCAGTTTCGATACCGCCACAGGTGATCTGTTCATTGCCGATGTAGGGCAGGGGTCGGTCGAAGAAGTGAACCGGCTTGGAACCAGCGAAGCCGGGGTGAATTTCGGTTGGGACAATCTGGAGGGAACCCAGATCTATGAGGGGCCGGATGATCCGTCTTTTCGGGATCCTGTCGCGCAGTATTTCCACGGCAGCGCCGCCAATCAGGGTAATTCGATTACGGGCGGCTATGTCTATCGCGGCAGTATCGAGCCGATCCGGAACCATTATGTCTTTGCGGATTTCGTGAACAGCAATGTCTGGTCGATACCGGAAACGAGCCTGGTGAACGGTGCGACCGCTGATGTGACAGCCAGTATGCGCCTGAATGACCAACTGGTGCCGGATCAGGGAAGTCTTTCCAACGTGTCGAGCTTTGGAGAAGACTCTGAGGGCAATCTCTACATCGTGTCATACAGCTCTGGTGATATTTTCCGCTTCGCCAGCACGCCGTGA
- a CDS encoding multidrug effflux MFS transporter — protein MPDTESKAPTPATQTGASVPGRSEMVVMVAGLMALNALAIDIMLPALNQIAHDVGLTAEGVESDNRQQLIIFAYILGFGAPQLLWGPITDRFGRRGPLFISLTGYILMAGLCVTLREFHALLAARFIQGVFSSGARLVAVSVVRDLFAGRQMARFMSLVMTIFMIVPIVAPGVGQIILLVAPWEWIFGTLVAFGLVMLGWTWLRLPETLPADQRRPLNLGNALGAYAEVVRTPITFGYMCASGIVFGALFSFIATSEQVFREVFGRGEDFVLWFSGIAGMLAVANFTNSRLVEKVGMRRISHAALLLFTGLSALSALITFSLGESLLWFYPLFILTFACFGLLGSNFSALAMEPLGAIAGTASAAYGFATTTVSSLIGMLIGSQYNGSTIPLMLGFVCLGASSLVIILITEKGKLFSSR, from the coding sequence GTGCCCGATACCGAATCCAAAGCACCCACGCCTGCGACGCAGACCGGAGCCTCCGTTCCGGGCCGTTCGGAAATGGTGGTGATGGTCGCCGGGCTCATGGCGCTGAACGCGCTCGCCATCGACATCATGCTGCCCGCGCTGAACCAGATTGCGCATGATGTCGGTCTGACGGCCGAAGGCGTTGAAAGCGATAACCGCCAGCAGCTGATCATCTTCGCCTACATCCTCGGGTTTGGCGCCCCGCAACTTCTGTGGGGCCCGATCACCGACCGGTTCGGACGCCGCGGCCCGCTCTTCATCAGTCTGACCGGCTACATATTGATGGCCGGCCTGTGCGTCACGCTGCGCGAATTCCACGCCCTGCTGGCCGCCCGCTTTATCCAGGGTGTCTTTTCATCCGGTGCGCGGCTGGTCGCTGTATCCGTCGTCCGCGATCTCTTCGCCGGACGGCAGATGGCGCGTTTCATGTCGCTCGTCATGACCATTTTCATGATCGTGCCGATTGTCGCCCCGGGCGTCGGCCAGATCATTCTTCTCGTGGCCCCCTGGGAGTGGATATTCGGCACACTGGTCGCGTTCGGACTGGTCATGCTCGGCTGGACGTGGCTCCGCCTGCCCGAAACCCTGCCGGCAGACCAGCGCCGCCCTCTGAATCTGGGAAATGCGCTTGGGGCATATGCAGAAGTGGTCAGGACCCCCATCACATTCGGCTATATGTGTGCATCCGGCATCGTGTTTGGTGCCCTGTTCTCTTTCATCGCAACGTCCGAACAGGTTTTCCGCGAAGTGTTCGGCCGGGGAGAAGACTTCGTCCTCTGGTTCTCCGGGATTGCCGGCATGCTGGCAGTGGCCAATTTCACCAATTCCCGGCTGGTTGAGAAGGTCGGCATGCGCCGGATCAGCCATGCCGCCTTGCTTCTTTTTACCGGCCTGTCTGCGCTTTCGGCACTCATCACCTTTTCTCTCGGCGAGAGCCTGCTCTGGTTCTATCCGCTGTTCATTCTGACGTTTGCCTGTTTCGGCCTGCTGGGCTCGAACTTTTCGGCCTTGGCCATGGAGCCGCTTGGCGCGATCGCCGGCACAGCGTCGGCAGCTTATGGCTTTGCCACGACAACCGTCTCCAGCCTCATCGGCATGTTGATCGGCAGCCAGTATAACGGCTCTACGATTCCCCTGATGCTCGGCTTCGTCTGCCTGGGTGCCTCGTCTCTCGTGATC